In Prosthecochloris sp. GSB1, the following proteins share a genomic window:
- a CDS encoding putative Ig domain-containing protein, translated as MPETIVFIDSRVPDHEALLASFDSSTEIIFIDPELDGLNQIADALSERSDYSSIRIFSHGSPGTLLLGSTGLNAGNLETYREELFAIGSALHRDGDLLLYGCNVGAGEDGAAFIGMLATMTGADVAASDDPTGGSAAGGDWDLEVASGDVDEGNIVMNDGYAYTLDIISGGDEADFLEGTPGSDKIYAYEGDDAIVGYGGVDLIDAGTGDDYIVFFNEDFFVDGGEGLDGLALTDDVHLDDVAAVAENIEAIDLYDYNLFSITPAGVVNVTDENNTLILMGYGNVQLTYQEAAPSFVLSEEDVTLEIGDLEGLLFDHYTIADGSVHLYVWNEMDVQDEFHMGSPENDMLTGDSDHDVIMGLEGDDTISGEGGPDEIHGGLGNDVIHGGSGNDLLWGSGGDDTISGDEGADIIGTYQGSVVATGGPAEDVDVFTVFEVWVPVDSDNPPLVTVTDFDSNDRIFINPLLAYSAGENGYAGGNPLDAGLGYIVLEQDGDDTLVRYDADGAEGEEYDPRTVIVLQNIDVSSLTDYSVVNGLASGDIATLGGVPLDGSEVPGQSFDGSESRDILWGGLGDDTVAGNGGDDDLRGDFGDDDLTGGEGNDEIDGGFGVDTVRFSGNLDEYLVRFDEGLDAWVIADTVSDRDGRDIVRNAESFVFADHTETLPSGDMPAPVSEGEAFTVNTTTADDQEFPDVTALDGGGFVITWSSQGQDGYGYGVYGQVYAADGSPVGSEFQVNSHETGDQFVSSVAPLQDGGFIVAWISDGQDGDGGGVYAQRYAADGSPAGDEIQVNTHTDDSQYHPQITVLSDGSFVIAWVSKGQDGIAVGSDGEGIYAQRYDVDGNPLGEEFQVNTTVEYDQGGPPALSSLDDGGFVVFWESYEQDGSGFGVYGQRFAADGSRVGGEFQVNSYTQDDQWNPSVAVLEDGGLVVAWESLWQDSSEGGIYARRYDAAGNVVGEEFKVNTTNFEDQTRPTVAALDNGGFVITWQSANPSGADNRLVLGQYYNADGETVGEEFLVSDDANSSTLITGDGHSIVPFHSLAALSNGAFIVAWTSADGEQNDIHARIYGGNNAPTVSTGIADTSTPEDALYSYDASLNFADVDAGDVLSFSATLEDGSSLPGWLTIDETTGVLSGTPMNEDVGVLNVTVTATDLAGASVSDTYTLTVENTNDAPTVAMEIADASTAEDVLYSYDASANFADVDAGDVLSYSATLEDGSALPGWLMINETTGVLSGTPSNGDVGSINVTVTATDLAGAGVSDTYLLTVTPVSVNTPPQLITALSDTCTPEGVLYSYDASANFEDGDPGDTLTYSAMREDGSALPDWLTIDAGTGILTGTPGNGDTGVIDVSVTATDSAGATASDTFMLAVADSGYPATEENDILIGSCGNDVICGSDGNDSIIGFSGDDILVGGSGNDIMLGGRGNDTYYVDSVNDVTVEPFFRFWQSGDDTVISSVDWRLGFGIENLELVGNEDLDGAGNFLDNLIIGNAGDNLLQGLFGNDTLDGGLGNDTLYGGWGHDVLTGGQGADQLIGGRGQDVFRYTDESESAVTEETMDTIADFRHRQDTIDLSGIDADTTTAEDQAFSGIILDGPDAFTEAGQLCFDSSTGILYGNTDADADPEFAIELTGVNAISQSDLVL; from the coding sequence ATGCCTGAAACTATTGTTTTCATCGACAGCCGGGTTCCCGACCATGAAGCCCTTCTCGCCTCGTTCGACAGTTCTACAGAAATCATTTTTATCGATCCGGAGCTTGACGGCCTGAATCAGATCGCCGATGCATTATCGGAAAGATCGGACTATTCCTCCATCCGGATCTTTTCCCACGGTTCGCCGGGAACGCTTCTGCTGGGAAGTACCGGGCTGAACGCCGGCAATCTCGAAACATACCGGGAAGAGCTGTTCGCGATCGGCAGCGCTCTGCACCGGGACGGCGATCTCTTGCTCTATGGCTGCAACGTCGGAGCCGGAGAGGACGGCGCCGCGTTCATCGGCATGCTTGCAACCATGACGGGCGCCGATGTGGCGGCCTCCGACGATCCGACCGGCGGATCGGCGGCCGGCGGAGACTGGGATCTGGAGGTGGCGAGTGGAGATGTCGACGAGGGAAACATCGTCATGAACGACGGGTATGCATACACGCTCGATATCATCAGCGGCGGCGATGAGGCCGATTTCCTTGAGGGGACGCCGGGAAGCGATAAAATCTATGCATATGAAGGCGATGACGCTATAGTCGGTTACGGGGGCGTCGATCTGATCGATGCCGGGACAGGTGATGATTATATCGTTTTTTTCAATGAAGATTTCTTTGTCGACGGGGGAGAGGGGCTCGATGGATTGGCTCTCACTGACGATGTGCATTTAGATGATGTCGCGGCTGTCGCAGAGAACATCGAGGCGATCGACCTGTATGATTACAATCTTTTTTCGATCACTCCTGCTGGTGTTGTGAACGTGACAGACGAGAACAATACCCTGATCTTGATGGGGTACGGCAACGTTCAATTGACCTATCAGGAAGCCGCACCGTCGTTCGTTCTGTCGGAGGAAGACGTGACCCTTGAGATCGGCGATCTCGAAGGCTTGCTGTTCGATCATTACACCATTGCCGACGGTTCGGTGCATCTCTATGTATGGAACGAGATGGACGTGCAGGACGAGTTCCATATGGGCAGCCCTGAAAATGACATGCTTACCGGCGACAGTGACCATGATGTCATTATGGGGCTGGAAGGCGATGATACCATTTCGGGAGAAGGCGGTCCTGATGAAATCCACGGCGGATTGGGCAACGACGTGATACATGGAGGGTCTGGCAACGACCTTCTCTGGGGGAGCGGCGGCGACGATACCATCTCGGGCGACGAGGGCGCGGATATCATAGGAACCTATCAGGGGTCGGTAGTGGCGACCGGAGGTCCTGCGGAAGACGTGGATGTGTTTACGGTATTCGAGGTCTGGGTTCCTGTCGATTCTGATAATCCCCCGCTTGTCACGGTCACCGATTTTGACAGCAACGATCGCATTTTCATCAATCCTCTTCTGGCATACAGTGCCGGCGAGAACGGTTATGCCGGGGGGAACCCGCTCGATGCCGGTCTTGGCTACATTGTTCTCGAACAGGATGGCGACGATACCCTGGTCCGCTACGATGCCGACGGGGCCGAGGGTGAGGAATATGATCCCCGCACCGTTATTGTCCTGCAGAATATCGATGTGTCTTCATTGACCGACTATAGTGTCGTGAATGGTCTTGCCAGCGGAGACATCGCTACCTTAGGAGGCGTTCCTCTCGACGGATCCGAGGTGCCAGGACAGAGCTTCGATGGTTCGGAATCGAGAGATATTCTCTGGGGCGGACTTGGCGATGATACGGTGGCCGGAAATGGCGGGGACGACGACCTGAGGGGTGATTTCGGTGACGACGACCTGACCGGAGGTGAGGGCAATGACGAGATCGATGGTGGCTTTGGTGTCGATACGGTCCGCTTTTCCGGGAACCTGGACGAGTATCTTGTCCGCTTCGACGAAGGGCTCGATGCGTGGGTTATCGCTGATACGGTTTCGGACCGTGACGGGCGGGATATTGTCAGGAATGCTGAATCCTTCGTGTTTGCCGATCACACCGAAACTCTTCCTTCCGGTGACATGCCCGCGCCTGTTTCCGAGGGCGAGGCGTTTACGGTCAACACGACGACAGCGGACGATCAGGAATTTCCGGACGTCACGGCTCTCGATGGCGGCGGGTTCGTGATCACGTGGTCGTCCCAGGGACAGGACGGGTACGGCTACGGCGTCTACGGTCAGGTCTATGCTGCCGACGGATCGCCTGTCGGAAGTGAATTCCAGGTGAATTCCCATGAAACGGGCGATCAGTTCGTGAGTTCCGTCGCTCCCTTGCAAGACGGCGGGTTCATCGTGGCATGGATATCCGACGGACAGGACGGCGACGGAGGCGGGGTGTATGCGCAGCGTTATGCCGCCGACGGATCACCGGCCGGGGATGAAATCCAGGTCAATACCCACACGGATGATAGTCAGTATCATCCTCAGATAACGGTTCTTTCCGACGGCAGTTTCGTGATTGCCTGGGTATCCAAGGGTCAGGATGGCATTGCCGTGGGATCTGACGGCGAAGGGATCTATGCCCAGCGCTATGATGTCGATGGAAATCCGCTTGGAGAAGAATTCCAGGTCAATACAACAGTTGAGTATGACCAGGGAGGACCACCGGCTTTGTCATCCCTGGACGATGGAGGTTTCGTTGTCTTCTGGGAATCGTATGAACAGGACGGTTCGGGATTCGGCGTTTACGGTCAGCGCTTTGCGGCCGACGGTTCCCGTGTCGGCGGGGAATTTCAGGTGAATTCTTACACACAGGACGACCAGTGGAATCCATCGGTCGCCGTTCTGGAGGACGGCGGCCTTGTTGTGGCCTGGGAATCTTTGTGGCAGGACAGTTCGGAAGGAGGAATTTACGCCCGTCGATATGATGCGGCAGGGAATGTCGTGGGTGAAGAGTTCAAGGTAAACACGACGAACTTTGAGGACCAAACGAGGCCGACGGTCGCAGCTCTCGACAACGGAGGTTTCGTGATTACGTGGCAGTCCGCCAATCCTTCCGGTGCCGATAATCGGCTTGTTTTGGGTCAGTACTACAATGCTGACGGAGAGACGGTCGGGGAAGAATTTCTGGTGAGCGACGATGCAAACAGTTCCACGCTGATTACCGGGGACGGGCACAGCATTGTGCCATTCCATTCCCTGGCTGCTTTGAGCAATGGAGCGTTCATTGTCGCATGGACATCCGCGGATGGAGAGCAAAACGACATCCACGCAAGAATTTACGGCGGTAACAACGCCCCGACCGTCAGTACCGGGATAGCGGATACAAGCACTCCTGAAGACGCGCTCTACAGCTATGACGCCTCGCTGAACTTCGCGGACGTGGATGCAGGCGATGTGCTGAGCTTCAGCGCGACGCTGGAGGACGGAAGCTCGTTGCCCGGTTGGCTGACGATCGACGAGACCACGGGCGTGTTGAGCGGGACGCCAATGAACGAGGACGTGGGCGTGCTCAACGTGACGGTGACGGCGACGGACCTTGCCGGAGCAAGTGTGTCTGATACCTACACGTTGACGGTGGAGAATACGAATGACGCACCGACCGTGGCGATGGAGATAGCAGACGCGAGCACTGCGGAAGACGTGCTCTACAGCTATGACGCGTCGGCGAACTTCGCGGACGTAGATGCCGGTGACGTGCTGAGCTACAGCGCGACGCTGGAAGATGGCAGTGCATTGCCTGGTTGGCTGATGATCAACGAGACCACGGGTGTCCTGAGCGGGACGCCGTCGAATGGCGACGTGGGAAGTATCAATGTGACGGTGACGGCAACCGACCTTGCCGGTGCGGGCGTCTCGGATACCTACCTACTGACAGTGACTCCCGTCAGCGTCAATACTCCTCCGCAACTGATAACCGCATTATCTGATACATGCACGCCTGAAGGAGTGCTCTACAGCTATGACGCATCGGCGAACTTCGAGGACGGGGATCCAGGTGATACGCTTACTTACAGTGCAATGCGGGAAGACGGAAGCGCATTGCCCGACTGGTTGACGATCGATGCAGGCACGGGCATTCTGACGGGTACTCCGGGGAACGGAGATACCGGAGTGATCGATGTGAGCGTAACGGCGACCGACAGTGCCGGGGCAACGGCGAGCGATACGTTCATGCTTGCGGTGGCTGACAGTGGTTACCCGGCAACCGAGGAGAATGATATACTCATTGGCAGTTGCGGCAACGATGTAATCTGCGGCTCGGACGGTAATGACAGTATCATTGGATTTAGCGGTGACGATATACTGGTTGGAGGCTCGGGAAACGATATCATGCTGGGAGGAAGAGGTAACGATACCTATTACGTCGATAGTGTGAACGATGTTACAGTGGAACCGTTTTTCCGTTTCTGGCAATCAGGAGATGACACGGTCATATCCAGCGTTGACTGGAGGCTCGGTTTCGGGATCGAAAACCTCGAACTTGTCGGAAATGAAGATCTCGATGGGGCTGGTAATTTCCTCGATAACCTGATCATCGGCAATGCCGGTGACAACCTTCTGCAGGGGCTGTTCGGCAACGATACTCTTGACGGTGGTCTTGGCAACGATACGCTGTATGGCGGTTGGGGTCATGATGTGCTGACCGGCGGTCAGGGCGCAGACCAGCTTATCGGCGGAAGGGGGCAAGATGTTTTCCGCTACACTGATGAGAGCGAAAGCGCCGTGACGGAAGAAACCATGGACACCATCGCCGATTTCAGACATCGTCAGGACACGATCGATCTGTCGGGCATAGACGCCGATACGACCACGGCCGAGGATCAGGCGTTCAGCGGAATCATCCTCGATGGTCCGGACGCATTTACCGAAGCGGGGCAGCTGTGTTTCGACAGCTCGACCGGCATTCTATACGGCAATACCGACGCTGATGCCGACCCGGAATTCGCGATCGAGCTTACCGGGGTGAATGCGATAAGCCAGTCGGACCTGGTTTTGTAA